ATAGCGACGATGTTGAATCTCGAAAAAGCGTACCTCCCAAAGTCTCGATAATTCATGCCGCACTCCGTCAACTGTGGTCATAAGCACGTGAGTGGCTGACTTGAACCTCTAGGCAACTTTGCATAAAGCAGCTCTTTTATGCAAAGTTAGTCCCAACAAGCCCCGATTCCATTGGGGATTCAGCCTCATGGAAGGGTCGCTCCCAACCCTCGTTTTGTGCAAAGTTGTCTCCTCCTCCCGGCAAACCCAACAATCGAGACCGCCGATCGCGGGAATATTTGCTACCTGCTGAAGTCGAGCGCACACTCGCGGCTGCTAAAACTGTCGGACGTCATCCCCACCGCGACGCCACTCTGATTCTGCTGACTTACCGACATGGGTTGAGGGTCAGCGAGGCGATCGCATTGCGCTGGGAACAAGTGGATTTGGCTCAAGGCTACTTACATGTCAATCGGCTCAAGCAAGGGTCTCCTTCAGTTCATCCTCTGCGCGGACCGGAGTTGAGGGCTTTGCGCAAACTGCTGCGGCTTTACCCTGATTCGTCCTACTTATTCGTGAGCGAGCGGGGGGGACCCATGAGTGCCAATGGCTTCCGCATGATGCTGCGACGGGCTGGCAAAATCGCCCAGTTAGACATGCCTATTCATCCCCACATGCTGCGCCATGCAACCGGCTATTACTTAGCTTCCAAGGGGCACGATACCCGTGCTATTCAAGCCTACTTGGGTCATCGCAATATTCAACACACGGTGCGCTACACCGAATTGAGTCCAGAGCGATTCAAGCCCTTTTGGCAAGATTGAGGCCTTCCTTACAGCCCGCCTACGTCTGTCCAATGATGAGTAACACCTGAGACTCGATTGAGCGATCACTTTCTCAACGCTTATTCTTTTCTGCTTACCCCCCCAGAGCAGCTTCAGACTCGACCCGTTTACTAGGAGATATAGAAAACAGCCGCACAGCGCTTCTTAGTCCCATCCACTGGATCCAGAGTGAAATCTGAGTCAAGGCAACACTTCAAGGTCGTTTCTGGATTCTCTTCGCTATGTAGGCTTAAGCCTTTGCACACAGACTTGTGCGCTTACACACATCAAAAAAGCAAGACATTTTGTAAAGTGGAGAAAGAAAGATGGACAAGAAAAAATTCTTATACGCAGCAAAAGCCCTTGGTATAGGATTATTGCTAAGCACATTTACTTCTATGTCTCATGCGCAAGTAGCCTTAAAGATTACAATCAATGGAAATCATCCGGATGAAGTCACCCTAGGTTTGCTGCAAGATATAATGGGAACTACCAACGTTCCACCTGGTGAATATCTCATAGATGATAAAAGTTGTTGGAGGAATATGACTACAAGAGATTGTGGATGTATATTAGAGAAAAAAGAAATTGTTTCGTCTCCATGGCCTACACGTATATGGACGATAATCTTTCGCCAAAGAGGATAAGATAATGGGATTGAGATGTAGTCGCTTAACTAGCATATTTATTATAGTAGCCATCACGCTCACAATAAGTAAGCGTATGCAAGCAAGTGAGCATAGCCCGCATAATAGCTACGATTCAAAAATCATAATTAATAATACAATTGTTACTCCTGAACAGTTGAGAGAAATTGAACGTGATCTAGGTCAAGAGCTTGATCCTGGAGAATATATAATTGACGATCAAGGTTGTTGGAAAGAACTAAAAAGTAGTACTAGAGGATGTAGAGATAAAAAAGAAAATGAGTCTAATATTCATAACTCCAACTTAAGTTAAATCGATTCTAATAAAAGTGTATCTGGGAATTGAATGGAATTAGATAAAATAACATTATCTACGAAAATTTAATTACAATAATACCCAGAGAACTTAACTTTTTTCTTCATTCGAATGCTCTTCTCGAGTGATCATATTATTAGATTTAGGATTAAGTATTTCTGGGAATTTTGTCTCGCAGGGAGGCATCCGTGCTGGAACATATCCACACACAGAATTTTTTGTAGTATAAATGGCACTATCTAGCCTTCCATCCATTTGTATTAGTTCTTCTGCTTCTAAGAAATTTACCTCATCTAACTGTGCTCCACTAAGATCAGCTTCTATCAGACGTGAACCTTGTAGTTTTACACCTCTCAAGTCGGACTTGTGTAAATCTGTTCTTTCAAGAACAGTGTCACTTAAGTCAGCTAAAAGAAGCCTCGCATTGGGCAAAATTGCATCGGTTAAATTACTACCTTTAAGATTGGCACCAAATAAATCTGCTCCACTCAAATTAGCTCCTCGAAGATCGGCATATTGTAGATCACTACCTTGCAAATTAGCCCCCATTAATTGTGCATTTCGAAGTGAAACACTTTGCAATTTACTATCTACTAGTATTGCTTGATTCAGATTAGCATGTGACAAGTTTACATATTCTAAGTTTGACTTTGACAAAATAACCTTAGGTGCCTGTAGGCCAGATAGATATACACCACTACCTGTCATGAAAGGTTGTTTTACATTGGAAGACAAATCTAAACCCTCTAAGCTCTGTGAAGGCTGAAAGAGGATACATCTTGGAAAATATGGCTCAGTTGGAAGTCCCAATTCAATTAAAAGCTCTGATTCAGCTAGAAAATATCGTTCATAACGACAAGGCCAAGGGAATCTCATTGGTTGAGAAATCATAAACTCAATAGCTTCCAGCCTTCCTCCACTTCCTGTTTGACCGGACGCACTAGTAACTGTTTGCCAAGAGGAAAGTATATCTTGATCGTGGCGATTATCTTGCTCCGATAGAAATGAAATGACTGCTAGAAGGATACTAATATTTCCAAGCAAACCAAATATTTCAAGTAATGCCAAATTGCTTAGCCATCGTGCAACCACTTCAAGTTTTCTTTCCGCCCACCAAAATGGAATTAATAGAGATTTTTTGGGATCACTAAAAGGTTTCTCTTTAACATATAAACCTTTACGTTTTAAGTGAGATATATAAGCTTTTGACTTCATTTTTTTTCGACGATCTATTTTATCAGAAATATGTTTCCAAAGATAAGCAAAATTTATTTGAAAATGAAACATATTTTTCCTATTCCTCACAAAAATATTAGGATGTGTTTCTTGATTTTAGGCATTTGCCCATCGTATGAGACTAACACTAGTATTCATGGTAGCAGGCTATAGTTGACTATAAATTTTCAAACACTTTCAACTTAGCCTGTAGCTTAACTTGGCATATGACAACGAAGGCTGACGGAGACGCCACATCTCCTACAATCGTTGCCTGGTAAGGGATTCAGGAGCTAATTCCTCCTTCATTTCGGCGTGGTTCAACTGTGGGTAACAGGTAGCGCGATCTGGCCATCCAAGTCGGGTAGAGAGGACTTCTTCAATACTTAGGTCTGGTTTGTATTCCCTGTTGTCTCTCGCCTCTCGGTATCGAGAGTGTCACAAGATTCGACCCTATATCGTTGAAAGCCCCTCCCCCACAGAAGCCCGCCTGCGGTTTTCCCGCACAGGCCTCTTCATGCAGCCTTTTTCCCATCGGGAAAGAGTGATACCAAACGCCCTGGTCGCGGGAGTGGATGTCTCTTTAGATAAAGGAGAAATCTTCCCCACGAAAAACTGCGCCGTTGGCTGCGACGATTGAGCCACTTGAATAGCAGGTTGTGAGCCGAATGGCACTGAAATAAGCTTAACTAAGCAGCCAGCTTACGTTTGAGAGTGCTCCTTGGCTGGGTCATCAAGGGATAAGCTTTGGGTCTTCGTTTGCGAACTCTCGGTTCAATGCGTCCTGGCCGTAACGGAATTA
This genomic stretch from Verrucomicrobiota bacterium harbors:
- a CDS encoding tyrosine-type recombinase/integrase; protein product: MSPPPGKPNNRDRRSREYLLPAEVERTLAAAKTVGRHPHRDATLILLTYRHGLRVSEAIALRWEQVDLAQGYLHVNRLKQGSPSVHPLRGPELRALRKLLRLYPDSSYLFVSERGGPMSANGFRMMLRRAGKIAQLDMPIHPHMLRHATGYYLASKGHDTRAIQAYLGHRNIQHTVRYTELSPERFKPFWQD
- a CDS encoding pentapeptide repeat-containing protein, translating into MFHFQINFAYLWKHISDKIDRRKKMKSKAYISHLKRKGLYVKEKPFSDPKKSLLIPFWWAERKLEVVARWLSNLALLEIFGLLGNISILLAVISFLSEQDNRHDQDILSSWQTVTSASGQTGSGGRLEAIEFMISQPMRFPWPCRYERYFLAESELLIELGLPTEPYFPRCILFQPSQSLEGLDLSSNVKQPFMTGSGVYLSGLQAPKVILSKSNLEYVNLSHANLNQAILVDSKLQSVSLRNAQLMGANLQGSDLQYADLRGANLSGADLFGANLKGSNLTDAILPNARLLLADLSDTVLERTDLHKSDLRGVKLQGSRLIEADLSGAQLDEVNFLEAEELIQMDGRLDSAIYTTKNSVCGYVPARMPPCETKFPEILNPKSNNMITREEHSNEEKS